The following proteins come from a genomic window of Campylobacter concisus:
- the yihA gene encoding ribosome biogenesis GTP-binding protein YihA/YsxC, which translates to MIRPLSAKFITSSPSIKEAPSFVTSEAVFLGRSNVGKSSLINILVNQKNLAKSSSTPGKTQLINFFEAEFYEQKDEQEEKDKFKLILVDLPGFGYAKVAKSKHDEWRKNLDEFLKFRSDIRLFIHLIDARHFNLDIDVNVDAYLKSFLRADQKILNLYTKSDKLNQSQKSAVMKFDPSGILVSTLNKSGIEKAREAIINNALGR; encoded by the coding sequence GTGATAAGGCCACTAAGTGCTAAATTTATCACATCAAGTCCAAGTATAAAAGAGGCTCCAAGCTTCGTAACAAGCGAAGCCGTCTTTTTGGGTAGATCAAATGTTGGTAAAAGCAGCCTCATAAATATACTTGTAAATCAAAAAAATCTAGCCAAAAGCTCATCGACTCCTGGCAAAACTCAGCTTATAAATTTCTTTGAGGCCGAGTTTTATGAGCAAAAAGATGAACAGGAGGAAAAAGATAAATTTAAGCTCATTTTGGTTGATTTGCCAGGCTTTGGCTATGCAAAAGTGGCAAAGTCAAAGCATGATGAATGGCGTAAAAATTTAGATGAGTTTTTGAAATTTAGAAGCGACATTAGACTTTTTATACACCTAATTGATGCTAGGCATTTTAATTTAGACATAGACGTAAATGTGGATGCTTATCTAAAAAGCTTTTTAAGGGCTGATCAGAAAATTTTAAATTTATATACAAAAAGCGATAAGCTAAATCAAAGTCAAAAGAGTGCGGTAATGAAATTTGATCCAAGCGGCATCTTGGTCTCAACTCTTAATAAAAGCGGTATTGAAAAGGCTAGAGAAGCTATCATAAATAACGCTCTTGGTAGATAA
- the hisB gene encoding imidazoleglycerol-phosphate dehydratase HisB, translated as MLELTRNTKETQISMKLKIYGSGVAKISTGIGFFDHMLEAFTKHSLLDLEISCKGDTHVDFHHSVEDVGIVLGQLLKEALYPLSGVERFGEASVVMDEAAVFCALDLSNRAYLVYENFIQNAKVGEFDTELVEEFFRAVAVNSGITLHLNQIRGKNTHHIIEATFKSFAVALRRALAKNVRIGTPSTKGVL; from the coding sequence ATTTTAGAACTAACTAGAAACACAAAAGAGACTCAAATTTCAATGAAGCTTAAAATTTACGGCTCTGGAGTTGCAAAAATAAGCACTGGCATAGGTTTTTTTGACCACATGCTTGAGGCATTTACCAAACACTCATTGCTCGATCTTGAAATTTCATGCAAGGGCGATACGCATGTTGATTTTCATCACAGCGTTGAGGATGTCGGCATAGTTTTGGGTCAGCTTTTAAAAGAGGCCTTATATCCTTTAAGTGGCGTTGAGAGATTTGGCGAGGCGAGCGTTGTTATGGATGAGGCAGCTGTTTTTTGCGCGCTAGATCTTAGCAATAGAGCCTACCTTGTATATGAAAATTTTATACAAAATGCCAAAGTAGGAGAGTTTGACACTGAGCTTGTGGAGGAATTTTTTAGGGCAGTTGCTGTAAATTCTGGTATCACGCTTCATCTAAATCAAATTCGTGGTAAAAATACTCACCACATCATTGAGGCTACTTTTAAATCATTTGCCGTCGCACTTCGCAGAGCGCTTGCTAAAAACGTAAGGATTGGCACACCAAGCACAAAGGGTGTTTTATGA
- the ybeY gene encoding rRNA maturation RNase YbeY yields MILCEESYPKILDEICEYLTLGEIELVFVGKEEMRELNKTERGIDKTTDVLSFPLELVIHAPLGSIVINKDMVKEKATELNHSEEAETALLFTHGLLHILGFDHEKDDGEMREKECEVIKKFELPKSLIVRSEDVRLIDLINNKNLKE; encoded by the coding sequence ATGATACTTTGCGAAGAGAGCTATCCAAAAATTTTAGATGAAATTTGTGAATATTTGACGTTAGGAGAAATCGAACTGGTTTTTGTCGGTAAAGAAGAGATGAGAGAACTGAATAAAACTGAGCGAGGCATTGATAAAACGACAGATGTTTTAAGCTTTCCGCTTGAACTTGTCATTCATGCTCCACTTGGCTCAATCGTTATAAACAAAGATATGGTAAAAGAGAAAGCTACTGAGCTAAATCATAGCGAAGAGGCCGAAACCGCACTACTTTTCACACATGGATTACTTCATATCTTGGGATTTGATCATGAAAAAGATGATGGCGAAATGAGAGAAAAAGAGTGCGAGGTTATCAAGAAATTTGAGCTGCCTAAAAGTCTAATCGTAAGAAGCGAGGATGTTAGGCTAATTGATCTTATAAATAATAAAAATTTAAAAGAGTAG
- the metG gene encoding methionine--tRNA ligase translates to MKEKAYITTPIYYVNDVPHIGHAYTTIIADTLARFNRLQGKDTYFMTGTDEHGQKIEQAASTRGKTPKEYADEISAKFRSLWDEFEISYDHFIRTTDEEHKQTVQNVFEKMQANGDIYKGEYEGFYCVSCETFFNQRDLLEDNRCPDCGRVTSLVKEESYFFKLSKYEDALLKWYENDELCVIPKGKKNEVVSFVKGGLKDLSVTRTSFDWGIKLPKSANDEKHVMYVWLDALINYLTTLGYSRDDARMDLWPYTTHIVGKDILRFHAVYWPAFLMSLGLPLPKHVAAHGWWTINGEKMSKSKGNVINPREVANAYGLENFRYFLLREVPFGQDGDYSQKALIERINSELGNGLGNLLSRIVGMSAKYSDYKIDSKDVIKFHKAELDEAKGYLDEAIKNLENLATNRYLEDLWKVVTLANAAVAKYEPWSLVKAGKTDEANALVALCANLLAKVAILLSPAMPKTCTKIADTLGFSIDTTSYESLVLKNEISNFVAKATEPLFPRIEKELMSEANEPKVEAKAEPKEEKKEDEIISIDDFAKVVIKVGEVLECERVEGSDKLLKFKIDLGEEQPRQILSGIAKYYEPSSLIGKQVCVLANLKERTMMKKYVSQGMILSASDGSLTLLGTQGKVKNGAIVG, encoded by the coding sequence ATGAAAGAAAAAGCTTATATAACGACCCCAATATACTATGTAAACGACGTGCCACACATTGGTCATGCATATACTACCATCATCGCCGATACACTTGCTAGATTTAATCGCTTACAAGGCAAAGATACATACTTTATGACAGGCACGGACGAGCATGGACAAAAGATCGAGCAGGCCGCAAGCACTAGAGGCAAAACTCCAAAAGAGTATGCTGACGAGATCAGTGCGAAATTTAGATCACTTTGGGATGAGTTTGAAATAAGCTACGACCATTTTATAAGAACGACCGACGAAGAGCACAAACAAACCGTGCAAAATGTCTTTGAAAAGATGCAAGCAAATGGCGACATTTACAAAGGCGAATATGAGGGATTTTACTGCGTTAGCTGCGAAACTTTTTTTAACCAAAGAGACCTGCTTGAGGACAACCGCTGTCCAGACTGCGGCCGTGTGACATCTTTAGTTAAAGAAGAGAGCTACTTTTTCAAGCTTTCAAAATATGAAGATGCGCTTTTAAAATGGTACGAAAATGACGAGCTTTGCGTCATCCCAAAAGGTAAGAAAAACGAGGTCGTAAGCTTTGTAAAAGGTGGACTAAAAGATCTTTCAGTAACAAGAACGAGCTTTGACTGGGGCATAAAGCTACCAAAGAGCGCAAACGATGAAAAGCACGTTATGTACGTCTGGCTTGATGCGCTTATAAACTACCTAACAACACTAGGATATTCAAGAGATGACGCTAGAATGGATCTTTGGCCATACACTACTCACATCGTTGGCAAAGATATTTTACGCTTTCACGCAGTTTACTGGCCGGCATTTTTGATGAGTCTTGGCTTGCCATTACCAAAACACGTAGCAGCGCACGGCTGGTGGACCATAAATGGCGAAAAGATGAGCAAAAGTAAGGGTAATGTTATAAACCCAAGAGAAGTTGCAAATGCTTACGGACTTGAAAATTTCAGATATTTTTTGCTTAGAGAGGTGCCGTTTGGACAAGATGGCGATTACAGCCAAAAGGCTTTGATCGAGCGTATAAACTCAGAACTTGGCAATGGACTTGGCAATCTGCTAAGCCGCATTGTTGGCATGAGTGCAAAGTATAGCGACTATAAAATCGATTCAAAAGATGTGATCAAATTTCACAAAGCCGAGCTTGATGAGGCAAAAGGCTACCTTGATGAGGCTATAAAAAATTTAGAGAATTTAGCTACAAATCGCTACTTAGAGGATCTTTGGAAGGTCGTAACGCTTGCAAACGCAGCCGTTGCAAAATATGAGCCATGGTCACTTGTAAAAGCTGGCAAAACTGACGAGGCAAACGCGCTTGTGGCACTTTGCGCAAATTTACTTGCAAAAGTAGCGATACTACTTAGTCCAGCTATGCCAAAAACTTGTACTAAGATAGCTGACACGCTTGGCTTTAGCATAGACACAACATCTTATGAAAGTCTTGTTTTGAAAAATGAAATTTCAAATTTTGTAGCAAAAGCTACCGAGCCACTTTTCCCAAGGATAGAAAAAGAGCTAATGAGCGAGGCAAATGAGCCAAAGGTTGAGGCGAAAGCTGAGCCAAAAGAGGAGAAAAAAGAGGACGAAATCATTAGCATTGATGACTTTGCAAAGGTGGTGATAAAAGTAGGCGAAGTGCTTGAATGCGAGAGGGTCGAGGGCAGCGATAAACTGCTTAAATTTAAGATAGACCTTGGCGAGGAGCAGCCGCGTCAAATTCTATCTGGCATTGCAAAATACTACGAGCCTAGCTCGCTTATCGGCAAGCAAGTGTGCGTTTTAGCAAATTTAAAAGAGCGAACGATGATGAAAAAATATGTCTCTCAAGGCATGATCCTAAGCGCATCTGATGGCTCGCTAACGCTTCTTGGTACGCAAGGTAAAGTTAAAAATGGCGCGATCGTTGGTTAA
- a CDS encoding LPS export ABC transporter periplasmic protein LptC, with translation MVVKIFYFVVAIFSVVMIFLAAQDPYLANVLKIDTKISNMQINDVIDYEINSTKISGVYEADELNRYNDKDEFLSFKAKILRGNLKHFLSSDKAISQNNEIIFQKNANYENNDSLRFISDEVIYGTKTKIVRSEANFTVTRNGDKALGESGSYDLNKKQTQIKGLRAWVEENQRF, from the coding sequence TTGGTTGTAAAAATTTTCTACTTCGTCGTGGCTATTTTTAGTGTCGTGATGATATTTTTGGCGGCTCAAGATCCATATCTTGCAAATGTTTTAAAGATCGATACAAAGATATCAAATATGCAGATAAATGATGTGATAGATTATGAGATAAATTCCACAAAAATAAGCGGAGTCTATGAGGCTGACGAGCTAAATAGATACAATGATAAAGATGAATTTTTGAGTTTTAAAGCAAAAATTTTAAGAGGAAATTTAAAACATTTTCTAAGCTCAGACAAAGCAATCTCACAAAATAATGAAATCATCTTTCAAAAGAATGCGAACTATGAAAACAACGATAGTTTGAGATTTATAAGTGACGAAGTGATATATGGAACAAAAACAAAAATAGTAAGATCTGAAGCAAATTTCACAGTCACTAGAAACGGCGATAAGGCACTAGGTGAGAGCGGAAGCTACGATCTAAATAAAAAACAAACGCAGATAAAAGGGTTAAGGGCATGGGTAGAAGAAAATCAGCGATTTTAG
- a CDS encoding septal ring lytic transglycosylase RlpA family protein → MSYHKSLKFYIGLSFTLLVTGCSWSGAPFTPSGPTNVRGNNSASIQKATMRPYTINGKTYYPTVVSVGDKASGTASWYGPNFHGKTTSNGEIYNMYNMTAAHKTLPMNTILKVTNLRNQKSVIVRVNDRGPFVADRVLDLSKAAATKLDIIGTGTAPVSMEVIGFNEDINAVASINTQTKPTSTGIKVPNPVSPTAPTGGIVISSEQRVVGGDFMVQIGSFKNIEGANRYQREHQSIDGYKSVVRTFTIDGSTIYRVFLNGFRSEDEARDYARSGKFQGAFIVRG, encoded by the coding sequence TTGTCATACCATAAGAGCCTAAAATTTTATATAGGACTAAGTTTTACTCTTCTAGTTACTGGTTGCTCTTGGAGCGGGGCACCATTTACACCAAGTGGCCCAACTAATGTAAGGGGCAACAATTCAGCTTCTATCCAAAAAGCAACAATGAGACCTTACACGATAAATGGCAAAACATACTACCCAACCGTTGTAAGTGTGGGTGATAAGGCAAGTGGCACAGCAAGCTGGTATGGTCCAAATTTTCATGGTAAAACAACCTCAAACGGCGAAATTTATAATATGTACAATATGACTGCAGCACACAAAACTTTGCCGATGAATACGATCCTTAAAGTAACAAATTTAAGAAATCAAAAAAGTGTTATTGTGCGTGTAAACGATCGTGGACCTTTTGTGGCTGATAGAGTTTTAGACCTTTCAAAGGCGGCTGCAACCAAACTTGATATTATCGGTACAGGTACAGCTCCAGTCAGTATGGAAGTCATAGGCTTTAATGAAGATATAAATGCTGTTGCAAGCATTAACACTCAAACAAAACCGACAAGCACTGGCATAAAAGTGCCAAATCCAGTCTCACCCACAGCCCCAACTGGAGGCATCGTGATCTCATCAGAGCAGAGAGTCGTGGGTGGAGATTTTATGGTGCAAATTGGCTCATTTAAAAACATTGAGGGCGCAAACAGATATCAAAGAGAGCATCAAAGCATAGATGGCTACAAGTCGGTAGTCAGGACATTTACTATAGACGGCTCGACCATTTATAGGGTATTTTTGAATGGCTTTAGAAGCGAGGACGAGGCTAGGGATTACGCAAGAAGCGGTAAATTCCAAGGTGCATTTATAGTAAGAGGTTAG
- a CDS encoding KdsC family phosphatase, with translation MIEIIFLDVDGCLTDGKIIYNANGEELKFFDVKDGYAIESWLKLGKKVAIITGRKSAIVERRAEDLKINHVYQGVSDKFEVASEILKFEGLNFKNAAAIGDDYNDYKILNAVAWSFKPKDAIKELDVKTKLKHKGGNGAVREMIELIIKSENLYDEWSKRWL, from the coding sequence ATGATAGAGATTATATTTTTAGATGTTGATGGCTGCCTAACTGATGGCAAGATCATCTATAATGCAAACGGCGAAGAGCTTAAATTTTTTGATGTAAAAGATGGCTATGCGATAGAAAGCTGGCTAAAGCTTGGCAAAAAGGTGGCTATTATCACTGGTAGAAAGTCAGCCATCGTTGAGCGAAGAGCAGAGGATCTAAAGATAAATCACGTCTATCAAGGTGTTAGTGATAAATTTGAAGTGGCGAGTGAGATATTAAAATTTGAAGGGCTTAACTTTAAAAACGCAGCAGCTATCGGCGATGACTACAATGACTATAAAATTTTAAATGCAGTTGCTTGGAGCTTTAAGCCAAAAGATGCGATAAAAGAGCTTGATGTAAAGACAAAACTAAAGCACAAAGGTGGCAATGGCGCGGTTAGAGAGATGATCGAGCTTATTATAAAATCAGAAAATTTATATGACGAGTGGTCGAAGCGTTGGTTGTAA
- the mrdA gene encoding penicillin-binding protein 2 — protein sequence MRMRIVFSVIALFWIILLGRIYHLSINSNTYYNEIAEQNAIKTIYIPPVRGIIFDAHDKPMAVNRLGFSVSIRPHLSANKKVKILDDELAYIGSLFSDLNVTKLKNEYIKNDSAYNQDFINVVEFIDYDKFLPFFASLSLRENLEIRPASKRHYPYNDLASHIIGYVGRANQKDMDNDPLTKLTNYIGRSGVERFYNPILQGIQGFKKIKVNALNEEIEQINYQAPQSQNIKLAVDLELQQFVADVFGKDAGSVIVMSLKDGAIIAAGSFPEYDLNPFVLGISQPEWEELVKNVDHPFTNKLINGLYPPGSVVKMGMALAFLDNGMSKYDSFFCSGSYELGGRKFRCWNSHGHGNVNMNTAIRESCDDYFYKGSQKIGIDAIVPILERMGFGRKTEVDLPNEFVGTLPSREWKMRKYGKAWFQGETLITSIGQGNFLVTPMQVAKYTAGLATGLNVTPHFLKSIDGKDVDFTPTDDAFTPFEKSQLPAIRHAMYEVANHPRGTANRHFIGSLVKVAAKTGTAQVVGISQTEKKRMKEEDMAYLQRSHAWMTTYAPYEDPQYVITMVIEHGGHGGSAAGPKIAQIYNKLVEMGYINLEKIQSDQNKKQDNKKK from the coding sequence ATGAGAATGCGCATCGTCTTTAGTGTGATCGCTCTTTTTTGGATTATACTTTTGGGACGAATTTATCACCTAAGCATAAACTCAAATACTTACTACAACGAGATTGCAGAACAAAACGCGATAAAGACTATTTATATTCCGCCAGTTAGGGGTATTATTTTTGACGCACATGATAAGCCAATGGCTGTTAATCGTCTTGGCTTTTCGGTATCCATTAGGCCTCATTTAAGTGCTAATAAAAAGGTAAAAATTTTAGATGATGAGCTAGCTTACATTGGCTCACTATTTAGCGATCTAAATGTTACAAAGCTTAAAAATGAATACATAAAAAATGACTCAGCTTATAACCAAGATTTTATAAATGTGGTCGAATTTATTGATTATGATAAATTTTTACCATTTTTTGCATCACTTTCTTTGCGTGAAAATTTAGAGATAAGGCCCGCTTCAAAACGCCACTATCCGTATAACGATCTAGCTTCTCACATCATCGGCTACGTTGGTAGGGCAAATCAAAAAGATATGGATAATGATCCTTTGACAAAGCTTACAAATTATATTGGAAGAAGTGGCGTGGAACGGTTTTATAATCCGATCTTACAAGGAATTCAGGGATTTAAAAAGATAAAGGTAAATGCCTTAAATGAAGAGATCGAGCAGATAAACTATCAAGCACCACAAAGTCAAAATATCAAGCTTGCAGTCGATCTTGAGCTTCAGCAGTTTGTGGCTGATGTCTTTGGTAAGGATGCAGGAAGCGTTATCGTTATGAGTCTAAAAGATGGTGCTATCATAGCTGCTGGTAGCTTTCCAGAGTACGATCTAAACCCATTTGTGCTTGGAATTTCTCAGCCTGAATGGGAAGAGCTTGTAAAAAACGTCGATCATCCTTTTACAAACAAGCTAATAAACGGCCTTTATCCGCCAGGTTCTGTCGTAAAAATGGGTATGGCGCTTGCGTTCTTGGATAATGGCATGAGTAAATACGATAGCTTTTTTTGTAGTGGTTCGTATGAGCTTGGAGGACGTAAATTTCGCTGCTGGAACTCTCATGGACATGGAAATGTTAATATGAATACGGCAATTAGAGAGAGCTGTGATGATTATTTTTATAAAGGTAGTCAAAAGATAGGCATAGATGCCATAGTGCCGATACTTGAGCGTATGGGCTTTGGTAGAAAAACCGAGGTTGATTTGCCAAATGAGTTTGTGGGGACTTTACCAAGTAGAGAGTGGAAGATGAGGAAGTATGGCAAAGCGTGGTTTCAAGGCGAGACCCTCATCACTTCTATCGGCCAGGGAAATTTCTTGGTCACGCCTATGCAAGTGGCAAAATATACAGCGGGCCTTGCAACTGGGCTAAATGTGACTCCACATTTTTTAAAGAGCATTGATGGCAAGGATGTTGATTTTACGCCAACAGATGATGCTTTTACGCCGTTTGAGAAGTCGCAGTTACCAGCCATTAGGCATGCAATGTATGAAGTGGCAAACCACCCAAGAGGAACGGCAAATAGGCATTTTATTGGAAGCCTAGTTAAAGTTGCTGCAAAGACCGGTACTGCCCAGGTCGTTGGAATTTCTCAAACTGAAAAGAAACGTATGAAAGAGGAGGATATGGCGTATTTGCAAAGATCTCATGCATGGATGACCACATATGCGCCTTATGAAGATCCGCAATATGTCATCACAATGGTTATCGAGCATGGTGGCCATGGTGGAAGTGCGGCTGGGCCAAAAATTGCTCAAATTTATAATAAACTCGTTGAAATGGGATATATAAATTTAGAAAAAATCCAAAGCGATCAAAATAAGAAACAAGATAATAAGAAAAAATAA
- the lptA gene encoding lipopolysaccharide transport periplasmic protein LptA: MGRRKSAILAVILGFTFLNAEQVEITSNDFFADENKQTSEFIGNVNIKKGSFDELKADKVVVYFDKKRQPIKYVATGNARAKIFIKDKHYDGKGNTLTYEPVKQIYTVSGNGYLHEVETDKNVYGEKIVVNQKDGTYSVNSDEKKPVKFIFQVEEKDK, from the coding sequence ATGGGTAGAAGAAAATCAGCGATTTTAGCGGTGATATTGGGTTTTACATTTTTAAATGCAGAGCAAGTTGAAATCACATCAAATGATTTTTTTGCAGATGAGAATAAGCAAACTAGTGAATTTATAGGTAATGTAAATATCAAAAAGGGCTCATTTGATGAGCTTAAGGCAGATAAGGTGGTCGTCTATTTTGACAAAAAACGCCAACCTATAAAATATGTGGCTACTGGCAATGCAAGAGCTAAAATTTTTATAAAAGATAAGCACTACGACGGCAAAGGCAATACTCTTACATATGAGCCAGTAAAACAGATCTATACTGTTAGTGGAAATGGCTATTTGCATGAAGTAGAAACTGATAAGAATGTTTATGGTGAAAAGATCGTTGTCAATCAAAAAGATGGCACGTATAGTGTAAATAGTGATGAGAAAAAACCTGTTAAATTTATCTTTCAGGTAGAGGAAAAAGATAAGTGA
- the queC gene encoding 7-cyano-7-deazaguanine synthase QueC, whose translation MYNSSKNKRQNMKKAVCVMSGGMDSTLCAVMAKKAGYDIVALHFDYGQRTMKREKRAFNKICERLGIAKKMSLDVSFIAQIGGNSLTDKSLQIRKDGVEKDVPNTYVPFRNGIFISVAAALAEKENAQAIYIGVVEEDSSGYPDCKESFIKSINGSINLGTSPSFSCEIITPLVNLSKADIVAKSLELGSPLELTWSCYESGDEACGLCDSCRLRLNGFKKANATDKIAYKNQKFSL comes from the coding sequence TTGTATAATTCTAGCAAAAATAAAAGGCAAAATATGAAAAAAGCAGTTTGTGTAATGAGTGGCGGCATGGATAGTACGCTTTGTGCTGTAATGGCAAAAAAGGCTGGATATGATATCGTAGCGCTTCATTTTGACTATGGCCAAAGAACGATGAAACGCGAAAAACGTGCATTTAACAAAATTTGCGAAAGACTAGGCATTGCAAAAAAGATGAGTTTGGATGTTAGCTTTATTGCCCAAATAGGCGGAAATTCTTTAACCGATAAAAGCTTGCAAATAAGAAAAGATGGAGTGGAAAAAGATGTGCCAAATACTTACGTGCCTTTTCGAAATGGTATTTTTATCTCGGTCGCTGCCGCACTTGCTGAAAAAGAAAATGCACAAGCTATCTATATCGGTGTCGTAGAAGAAGATAGTTCAGGCTATCCTGACTGCAAAGAAAGCTTCATAAAAAGTATAAACGGGTCCATAAATTTAGGCACATCACCTAGTTTTTCGTGTGAGATAATTACTCCACTTGTAAATTTAAGCAAGGCTGACATCGTAGCAAAATCGCTTGAGCTTGGCTCGCCACTAGAGCTAACCTGGAGCTGCTACGAGAGCGGGGACGAGGCATGCGGACTTTGCGATAGCTGCAGGCTAAGGCTAAATGGCTTTAAAAAGGCAAACGCCACTGATAAAATCGCATATAAAAATCAAAAATTTTCCTTATGA
- a CDS encoding lytic transglycosylase domain-containing protein, giving the protein MKAMLKIFLMFACSTLLLANTPEKSSYDTQVKILKELDIDASFMKTSHYAKMRQGIKQSQLETFAEALKNGYMYIPMVKEQIKKSGVPESFFYLAMIESGFSNHTVSNAKATGMWQFMEQTARLHGLKVGQYVDERKDPVESTIAATNYLKSLKNQFGKWYLAAMAYNCGDGALKRAIQKAGTDDLVTLLDAEKKYLPAETRNFVIKILRAAYTAKDADFLMSKDSSLLNINGGLKLVKVKVPGGTNLAQIGDSIGLSTKKMKNNNPHLKFVFTPPTLKDYYVYIPENKKQLFAENFKPFNGKNNFYTYVVKKGETLLSISKKTGVSHRAIKDYNDLSTNAVSYNQKLIIPFSAQNKSQNYIVQTGDTIASLSKKFNVSEKDLKDANSFASSNLNVGANIVIP; this is encoded by the coding sequence ATGAAAGCAATGCTTAAAATATTTTTAATGTTTGCATGTAGTACCTTGCTACTAGCAAATACGCCTGAAAAGAGCTCATACGACACTCAGGTAAAAATTTTAAAAGAGCTGGATATTGACGCTAGCTTTATGAAGACTTCTCACTATGCAAAGATGAGGCAAGGTATCAAACAATCACAACTTGAAACATTTGCAGAAGCTCTAAAAAATGGTTATATGTATATACCGATGGTAAAAGAGCAGATCAAAAAATCAGGCGTACCTGAGTCATTCTTTTATCTAGCTATGATAGAATCAGGCTTTTCAAATCACACAGTCTCAAACGCAAAAGCTACTGGCATGTGGCAGTTTATGGAGCAAACGGCTAGACTGCATGGTCTAAAGGTAGGACAGTATGTCGATGAGAGAAAAGATCCAGTAGAGTCTACTATTGCAGCAACAAATTATCTAAAGTCGCTTAAAAATCAATTTGGCAAGTGGTATCTAGCAGCTATGGCCTATAACTGTGGCGATGGAGCCTTAAAAAGAGCCATACAAAAAGCTGGCACAGATGACCTTGTAACGCTTCTTGACGCAGAGAAAAAATACCTTCCAGCCGAAACTAGAAATTTTGTTATCAAAATTTTAAGAGCAGCATATACCGCAAAAGACGCGGACTTCTTGATGTCTAAAGATTCATCTTTATTGAACATAAACGGAGGACTAAAGCTTGTAAAAGTAAAAGTACCTGGCGGTACAAATTTAGCTCAAATAGGCGATAGTATCGGCCTTAGTACAAAAAAGATGAAAAATAACAACCCGCATTTAAAATTTGTATTTACTCCACCAACTCTAAAAGATTATTATGTTTATATCCCTGAAAATAAAAAACAGCTTTTTGCAGAAAATTTCAAGCCATTTAACGGTAAAAATAATTTTTATACCTACGTTGTAAAAAAAGGCGAAACATTACTTTCTATCTCTAAAAAAACAGGTGTTAGCCATAGGGCGATTAAAGATTATAATGATCTTAGTACAAATGCGGTAAGTTATAATCAAAAACTAATTATTCCATTTTCCGCACAAAATAAATCTCAAAACTATATAGTCCAAACTGGTGATACGATAGCTTCTTTATCTAAGAAATTTAATGTGAGCGAAAAAGATTTAAAAGATGCAAATTCTTTTGCTAGTTCAAATTTAAATGTTGGAGCAAATATTGTCATACCATAA
- a CDS encoding TatD family hydrolase, with protein sequence MIIDTHCHLDSKIYDPDLDKILDEARNLGLKGFIIPGADINDLPKAAKIAHENSDIFFAAGVHPYDKESFSIEILRNFAKDEKCVAIGECGLDYFRLPKDENEKIKEKEDQKRIFLAQLDLAVELKKPVILHIREANEDSFNILKEYAPKLEAGAILHCYNASPLLLELCKFGNFYFGIGGVLTFKNAKNLVEILPKIPFDRIVIETDAPYLTPEPNRGKRNEPAFTTFVAKKIAEILNLEFEVVCEKTSNNAKRLFKCFA encoded by the coding sequence ATGATTATAGATACACATTGTCATTTGGATAGTAAAATTTACGATCCTGACCTTGATAAAATTTTAGATGAAGCTAGAAATTTAGGGCTAAAAGGCTTTATTATCCCGGGAGCTGATATCAATGATTTACCAAAAGCGGCTAAAATAGCGCATGAAAATTCTGACATTTTCTTTGCCGCTGGAGTTCATCCATATGATAAAGAGAGTTTTAGTATTGAAATTTTAAGAAATTTTGCCAAAGATGAAAAGTGTGTGGCGATTGGTGAATGTGGTCTTGACTACTTTCGCTTACCAAAAGATGAAAATGAAAAGATAAAAGAAAAAGAGGATCAAAAACGTATTTTTTTAGCTCAACTTGATTTGGCTGTTGAGTTAAAAAAACCCGTTATTCTTCACATTAGGGAGGCTAATGAGGACTCTTTTAATATCTTAAAAGAGTATGCACCAAAGCTTGAAGCTGGAGCGATTTTGCATTGTTATAATGCTTCACCACTTCTTTTAGAGCTTTGTAAATTTGGGAATTTTTACTTTGGCATAGGCGGTGTTTTAACATTTAAAAATGCTAAAAATTTAGTCGAAATCTTGCCAAAAATCCCATTTGATAGGATAGTTATTGAAACTGACGCTCCTTACCTCACGCCAGAACCAAATCGCGGCAAGAGAAATGAGCCGGCGTTTACGACATTTGTTGCTAAAAAGATAGCTGAAATTTTAAACCTTGAGTTTGAAGTTGTTTGTGAAAAAACTTCAAATAATGCCAAAAGGTTGTTTAAGTGCTTTGCTTAA